Proteins co-encoded in one Streptomyces sp. NBC_01283 genomic window:
- a CDS encoding gluconate:H+ symporter — protein sequence MPLVVVGVSVVILLFLMTRLKLNGFAALLVVAVGVALVQGIPVATIPDVLSEGIGGQIGDTMLVIGLGAMVGRVMGDSGAAQRIANKMLDAFGPRWVQVAMVVTSMLIGVTMFYEVAFIIIVPIAFTLVRVTGAKLLWIGLPMSITLSTMHSFLPPHPGPTAVAATFHASVGLTLVYGLFIAIPAGALIALVWPRLPFIRAMNPSIPKGLVSEREFTDEEMPGLGWSLTVALFPVVLIAGASVTEMATSGESPFLHFVTFIGSAPIALLLTLFLAVWAFGPRIGRSLSDVSASCTSAAQAMAMILLVIGAGGAFKNVLVEGGISDHIKDTTDSWAISPLILAWLIAVILRIALGSATVAVVTASGVVLPLLAGSGVHPEILVLAVSCGSIAFSHVNDPGFWLFKEYFNLSVIEAIKVRTTYTTVLAILGLGGVLAVEWALDVLTL from the coding sequence ATGCCGCTCGTCGTAGTCGGGGTCAGCGTCGTGATCCTGCTGTTCCTCATGACCCGCCTGAAACTGAACGGCTTCGCCGCCCTGCTCGTGGTGGCCGTCGGAGTCGCGCTGGTGCAGGGGATTCCGGTGGCCACGATCCCGGACGTCCTCTCGGAGGGCATCGGCGGCCAGATCGGCGACACGATGCTCGTCATCGGGCTCGGCGCGATGGTCGGCCGCGTCATGGGGGACTCCGGCGCCGCCCAGCGCATCGCCAACAAGATGCTGGACGCGTTCGGACCGCGCTGGGTCCAAGTGGCCATGGTCGTCACGTCCATGCTCATCGGCGTCACCATGTTCTACGAAGTCGCCTTCATCATCATCGTGCCCATCGCGTTCACCCTCGTACGCGTCACCGGCGCGAAGCTGCTGTGGATCGGGCTTCCGATGTCCATCACGCTCTCCACGATGCACAGCTTCCTGCCGCCGCATCCCGGCCCCACCGCCGTGGCCGCGACGTTCCACGCCTCCGTCGGTCTGACGCTGGTCTACGGCCTGTTCATCGCGATACCCGCCGGCGCGCTGATCGCCCTGGTGTGGCCGAGGCTTCCGTTCATCAGGGCGATGAATCCCTCCATCCCCAAGGGACTGGTCAGCGAGCGCGAGTTCACCGACGAGGAGATGCCGGGCCTGGGCTGGTCGCTGACCGTGGCCCTCTTCCCCGTCGTACTGATCGCCGGTGCATCGGTCACCGAGATGGCCACGTCGGGCGAGAGCCCGTTCCTGCACTTCGTCACCTTCATCGGCTCGGCACCGATCGCCCTGCTGCTGACCCTCTTCCTGGCGGTCTGGGCGTTCGGTCCGCGCATCGGCCGCAGCCTGTCCGACGTGAGCGCCTCCTGTACGTCGGCGGCCCAGGCCATGGCCATGATCCTGCTGGTGATCGGTGCGGGCGGCGCCTTCAAGAACGTCCTCGTCGAAGGGGGCATCTCCGACCACATCAAGGACACCACCGACAGCTGGGCCATCTCACCGCTCATCCTCGCGTGGCTCATCGCGGTGATCCTGCGCATCGCCCTGGGCTCCGCCACGGTCGCCGTAGTCACCGCCTCCGGCGTCGTACTGCCGCTCCTGGCGGGCAGCGGCGTACACCCCGAGATACTCGTGCTCGCCGTCTCCTGTGGATCGATCGCCTTCTCCCACGTCAACGACCCCGGGTTCTGGCTGTTCAAGGAGTACTTCAACCTCTCGGTCATCGAGGCCATCAAGGTCCGCACCACCTATACGACGGTGCTCGCGATCCTCGGCCTCGGCGGCGTCCTCGCGGTGGAGTGGGCCCTGGACGTCCTCACTCTCTGA
- a CDS encoding CHASE3 domain-containing protein gives MVLLVVAGTVVGARLLGQTADVTDQLADRLQPARTQTYRLQAALVNQETGVRGYAITADRQFLEPYVQGKRDEARAAARLRDLIGDQPRLVADLEAVQREAADWRRAYAEPLVEKVTPGEPKAVAETNVERGKKVFDQIRTVWAAQNADLAEAVDDGRAELDSTRKVRTVILGSMVAVFLLAGVVLAFLVRALVARPLEALRASSRQVARGDFDHVITIDGPSDLRAVAADVEGMRQQIVEELGASRRQRDVLTQQAAELDAQAVELRRSNAELEQFAYVASHDLQEPLRKVASFCQLLEKRYGDTLDDRGKQYIDFAVDGAKRMQILINDLLTFSRVGRLNDARVPVDLDQALSKALANLDTSVQDTGAIVERPEKLPEIIGDPTLLTMLWQNLVGNAVKFHHPERTPRIRITCEEDEGSGIWSFSVTDNGIGIPEEFAEKVFVIFQRLHGRDAYGGTGIGLALCKKIVEHHGGHIWIDSGQAEGTRLCFTLPSDTDTDTDTDTETDTAAATPSRTEEKALT, from the coding sequence ATGGTGCTCCTGGTGGTGGCGGGCACCGTGGTCGGCGCCCGTCTGCTGGGGCAGACCGCGGACGTGACCGACCAGCTGGCAGACCGTCTGCAGCCGGCCCGCACGCAGACCTACCGTCTGCAGGCCGCTCTGGTGAACCAGGAGACCGGCGTCCGGGGCTACGCCATCACCGCCGACCGCCAGTTCCTGGAGCCCTATGTCCAGGGCAAGCGGGACGAGGCCCGCGCCGCCGCCCGGCTGCGCGACCTCATAGGGGACCAGCCGCGCCTTGTGGCAGACCTCGAGGCGGTCCAGCGGGAGGCGGCGGACTGGCGCCGCGCGTACGCCGAACCGCTGGTGGAGAAGGTCACGCCCGGTGAGCCGAAGGCCGTCGCCGAAACGAATGTGGAGCGCGGCAAGAAGGTCTTCGACCAGATCCGTACCGTGTGGGCCGCGCAGAACGCCGACCTGGCCGAGGCCGTCGACGACGGCAGGGCCGAGCTGGACAGCACCCGCAAGGTGCGCACCGTGATCCTCGGCTCCATGGTGGCGGTCTTCCTGCTGGCCGGCGTCGTCCTGGCGTTCCTGGTGCGTGCGCTGGTGGCCCGGCCCCTGGAAGCGCTGCGTGCCTCCTCCCGCCAAGTGGCGCGCGGCGACTTCGACCACGTCATCACGATCGACGGCCCGTCGGACCTCAGGGCGGTGGCGGCGGACGTAGAGGGCATGCGGCAGCAGATCGTGGAGGAACTGGGGGCCTCGCGCCGCCAGCGGGACGTACTGACCCAGCAGGCGGCCGAATTGGACGCCCAGGCCGTGGAGCTGCGCCGCTCCAACGCCGAACTGGAGCAGTTCGCCTACGTCGCCTCCCACGATCTCCAGGAGCCCCTGCGCAAGGTCGCCTCCTTCTGCCAGCTCCTCGAGAAGCGGTACGGAGACACACTCGACGACCGCGGCAAGCAGTACATCGACTTCGCGGTCGACGGCGCCAAGCGCATGCAGATCCTCATCAACGACCTGCTCACCTTCTCCCGCGTCGGGCGCCTCAACGACGCCCGGGTGCCCGTCGACCTCGACCAGGCGCTGTCCAAGGCGCTGGCCAACCTGGACACCTCCGTCCAGGACACCGGCGCGATCGTCGAACGCCCCGAGAAGCTCCCCGAGATCATCGGCGACCCGACGCTCCTGACGATGCTCTGGCAGAATCTCGTCGGCAACGCCGTCAAGTTCCACCACCCCGAACGCACCCCGCGGATCCGGATCACGTGCGAGGAGGACGAGGGCTCCGGCATCTGGAGCTTCAGCGTCACCGACAACGGCATCGGTATCCCCGAGGAGTTCGCGGAGAAGGTCTTCGTGATCTTCCAGCGCCTGCACGGCCGGGATGCCTACGGGGGCACCGGCATCGGCCTCGCCCTGTGCAAGAAGATCGTCGAGCATCACGGCGGCCACATCTGGATCGACAGCGGCCAGGCCGAGGGAACGCGCCTCTGCTTCACGCTGCCGTCCGACACCGACACCGACACCGACACCGACACTGAAACCGACACGGCCGCGGCCACCCCATCCCGCACCGAGGAAAAGGCTCTGACATGA
- a CDS encoding enolase C-terminal domain-like protein — protein sequence MNRQPTVTAFSVYPVAGRDCMELNLSGAHGPYFTRNIVVLKDSEGRTGLGEVPGGEKITRTLRDAESLVVGARVGDYKRVLREIGDRFADRDAGGRGAQTFDLRTAVHAVTAVESALLDLLGQHLEVPVAALLGDGQQRDSVRVLGYLFYVGDPDRTDLDYVREPGSPVDWHRIRHEEALSPEAIVRQAEAAYDRYGFRDFKLKGGVLEGADEVAAVRALKDRFPQARITLDPNGAWSLREAIDLCAPLTDTLAYAEDPCGAEGGYSGREVLAEFRRATGLATATNMVATDWRQLTHALALQSVSIPLADPHFWTMQGSVRVAQLCNAMGLTWGCHSNNHFDISLAMVTHCGAAAPGDYNALDTHWIWQEGLERLTTAPPRIVDGEIAVPDAPGLGVEIDMDRLLAAHDLYRQKALGARDDATGMRYLIPDWQFDNKRPCLVR from the coding sequence ATGAACAGGCAGCCGACCGTCACCGCGTTCAGCGTCTACCCGGTCGCCGGCCGGGACTGCATGGAGCTCAACCTCTCCGGCGCCCACGGCCCCTACTTCACCCGCAACATCGTGGTCCTGAAGGACTCCGAGGGCCGCACCGGCCTGGGCGAGGTGCCGGGCGGCGAGAAGATCACCCGGACCCTGCGCGACGCCGAGTCCCTCGTCGTCGGCGCCCGCGTCGGGGACTACAAGCGCGTCCTGCGGGAGATCGGCGACCGTTTCGCCGACCGTGACGCGGGCGGGCGGGGCGCCCAGACCTTCGACCTGCGCACCGCCGTCCACGCCGTGACCGCCGTCGAGTCCGCGCTGCTCGACCTCCTCGGCCAGCACCTGGAGGTGCCCGTCGCGGCGCTGCTCGGCGACGGACAGCAGCGCGACTCCGTCCGCGTCCTCGGCTACCTCTTCTACGTCGGCGACCCCGACCGCACCGACCTGGACTACGTCCGCGAACCCGGCTCCCCCGTCGACTGGCACCGCATCCGGCACGAAGAGGCCCTCTCCCCCGAGGCCATCGTCCGGCAGGCCGAAGCCGCCTACGACCGCTATGGGTTCCGGGACTTCAAGCTCAAGGGCGGCGTCCTGGAGGGCGCCGACGAGGTCGCGGCCGTCCGCGCCCTGAAGGACCGCTTCCCCCAGGCCCGCATCACCCTCGACCCCAACGGTGCCTGGTCCCTGCGCGAGGCGATCGACCTGTGCGCCCCCCTGACCGACACGCTCGCCTACGCCGAGGACCCCTGCGGCGCCGAGGGCGGCTACTCGGGCCGCGAGGTCCTTGCCGAGTTCCGCCGCGCCACGGGTCTCGCGACCGCCACCAACATGGTCGCCACCGACTGGCGGCAGCTCACTCACGCCCTGGCCCTGCAGTCCGTCTCCATCCCCCTGGCGGACCCGCACTTCTGGACCATGCAGGGCTCCGTACGCGTGGCGCAGCTCTGCAACGCGATGGGGCTCACCTGGGGATGCCACTCCAACAACCACTTCGACATCTCCCTGGCCATGGTCACCCACTGCGGGGCCGCGGCTCCGGGCGACTACAACGCGCTGGACACCCACTGGATCTGGCAGGAGGGCCTGGAGCGCCTCACCACCGCCCCGCCCCGCATCGTCGACGGGGAGATCGCCGTACCCGACGCCCCCGGCCTGGGTGTAGAGATCGACATGGACCGGCTCCTGGCGGCGCACGACCTCTACCGGCAGAAGGCCCTGGGCGCACGCGACGACGCCACCGGCATGCGCTACCTCATCCCCGACTGGCAGTTCGACAACAAGCGGCCCTGCCTGGTGCGGTAA
- a CDS encoding DUF6479 family protein: MPLAASGTASLMLIVGVVIVVGLLALFWFGRRQVTRRPNPPQEPQPRADSWEEPHGGPPQSR; the protein is encoded by the coding sequence ATGCCCCTCGCCGCAAGCGGAACCGCGTCGCTGATGCTGATCGTCGGCGTGGTGATCGTCGTCGGACTGCTCGCCCTCTTCTGGTTCGGACGGCGACAGGTCACCCGACGCCCCAACCCACCGCAGGAGCCCCAGCCGCGCGCGGATTCCTGGGAGGAGCCCCACGGCGGCCCTCCGCAGTCGCGCTAG
- a CDS encoding DinB family protein, whose product MSRMSDQPERWSQATTYPDMWADPDDDPRNSDGVSPDGELATLQDFLTNYRLTLKMKCEGLDAEQLARRSVPPSTMSLLGLLRHLAEVERDWRNWIRDGEPLPKLYGERDADFNGAVGDQDVVDAAYADLAREQAALDDELAEYPDLGERLGKDGFAVRELMVHRIEEYARHCGQADLLRECIDGRVGQ is encoded by the coding sequence ATGTCCCGCATGAGCGACCAACCCGAACGATGGAGTCAGGCGACCACCTACCCCGACATGTGGGCGGACCCGGACGACGACCCCCGCAACAGCGACGGAGTCAGCCCGGACGGCGAGTTGGCGACGCTGCAGGACTTCCTGACGAACTACCGCCTGACCCTGAAGATGAAGTGCGAGGGCCTGGACGCGGAGCAGCTGGCCCGGCGGTCGGTTCCGCCGTCGACGATGTCCCTGCTCGGCCTGTTGCGCCACCTCGCCGAGGTGGAACGGGACTGGCGCAACTGGATCAGGGACGGCGAGCCGCTGCCGAAGCTGTACGGCGAGCGCGACGCGGACTTCAACGGGGCGGTCGGCGACCAGGACGTGGTCGATGCCGCATACGCCGACCTGGCGCGCGAGCAGGCGGCGCTGGACGACGAACTGGCCGAATACCCGGATCTGGGCGAACGCCTGGGCAAGGACGGCTTCGCCGTCCGGGAACTGATGGTGCACAGGATCGAGGAGTACGCCCGGCACTGCGGGCAGGCCGACCTGCTGCGCGAGTGCATCGACGGCCGGGTGGGCCAGTGA
- a CDS encoding ArsR/SmtB family transcription factor, translating to MAEDVFKALADPTRRRILDELVERDGQTLFEICARLLNKHGLGLSRQAVSQHLAVLESAGLVRSRREGRYKFHDLNTEPLKVIVTRWLRPEAPERTS from the coding sequence ATGGCGGAGGATGTTTTCAAGGCGCTGGCCGACCCCACCCGTCGGCGCATCCTTGACGAGCTGGTGGAGCGGGACGGCCAGACGCTGTTCGAGATATGCGCGAGGCTCCTGAACAAGCACGGCCTGGGACTGTCCCGGCAGGCGGTCAGTCAGCATCTGGCCGTGCTGGAATCCGCCGGCCTGGTCCGTTCGCGGCGCGAGGGCCGCTACAAGTTCCACGACCTGAACACCGAACCGCTCAAGGTCATCGTGACCCGATGGCTCAGGCCCGAAGCACCGGAGCGCACCTCATGA
- a CDS encoding IclR family transcriptional regulator, with protein MSESGTDRGAGAGVRGVKSALRTVALLELLAERADRPARLDELAEELDVPRSSMYQLLRTLTDCGWVRTDTTGSLYGIGIRTLLTGTSYLDGDERVRAIRPYLDEASDALGETIHLARLDGPHVVYLATRESHEYLRTISRVGRRVPAHAGALGKALLAERQGSELPLPAGSLPAFTQSTHTDRAALLADLGRVRERGYAIDREETVTGIAGFGFALRYDTPAVDAISCSVPVARLTDEHQSRVVSVMREIQAKIETLLSPTPGAPDWR; from the coding sequence ATGTCGGAGAGCGGAACGGACCGCGGGGCGGGTGCGGGTGTTCGCGGGGTGAAGTCGGCGCTGCGCACCGTCGCGCTGCTCGAACTGCTCGCCGAGCGCGCCGACCGGCCGGCCCGCCTGGACGAGCTCGCCGAGGAGTTGGACGTACCGCGCAGCAGCATGTACCAGCTCCTGCGGACCCTGACCGACTGCGGCTGGGTGCGCACGGACACCACCGGGTCCCTCTACGGCATCGGGATCCGCACCCTGCTCACGGGCACGAGTTACCTGGACGGCGACGAGCGGGTGCGCGCCATCCGTCCGTATCTCGACGAGGCCTCGGACGCCCTGGGCGAGACGATCCACCTGGCACGGCTCGACGGCCCGCACGTGGTGTACCTCGCGACCCGGGAGTCGCACGAGTACCTGCGCACCATCAGCCGGGTCGGCCGCCGGGTCCCCGCGCACGCCGGAGCCCTGGGAAAGGCGCTGCTGGCCGAGCGCCAGGGCAGCGAACTCCCGCTTCCCGCAGGGTCGTTGCCCGCCTTCACGCAGAGCACGCACACCGACCGGGCCGCCCTGCTCGCCGACCTCGGTCGGGTACGTGAACGGGGCTACGCCATCGACCGCGAGGAAACGGTGACCGGCATCGCGGGCTTCGGCTTCGCCCTGCGGTACGACACCCCGGCCGTCGACGCCATCAGCTGCTCGGTGCCCGTGGCCCGCCTCACCGACGAACACCAGAGCCGCGTCGTGTCCGTCATGCGGGAGATCCAGGCAAAGATCGAAACCCTCCTGTCACCCACCCCGGGCGCCCCCGACTGGCGCTGA
- a CDS encoding VOC family protein, whose product MRIHLTSVFVDDQEKAARFYTDVLGFVKKHDVPIGDDRWLTVVSPEAPDGTELLLEPSGHPAVQPYKTALVEDGIPVTSFAVDDVAAEFERLRALGVNFTQEPLEMGPVTTAVFDDTCGNLIQIQHSE is encoded by the coding sequence ATGAGAATCCACCTGACCAGCGTTTTCGTCGATGACCAGGAGAAGGCAGCGCGTTTCTACACCGACGTGCTCGGCTTCGTGAAGAAGCACGACGTCCCCATCGGGGACGACCGGTGGCTGACCGTGGTCTCGCCGGAGGCTCCCGACGGGACCGAACTGCTGCTTGAGCCCTCCGGCCACCCCGCCGTGCAGCCGTACAAGACGGCGCTGGTCGAGGACGGCATCCCGGTGACCTCCTTCGCCGTGGACGACGTGGCCGCGGAGTTCGAGCGGCTGCGCGCGCTCGGGGTGAACTTCACCCAGGAGCCGCTGGAGATGGGCCCGGTCACCACCGCGGTGTTCGACGACACCTGCGGCAACCTGATCCAGATCCAGCACAGCGAGTAG
- a CDS encoding HPP family protein — translation MSTDEIIEAPPAPARPRPLSPVRTRVLPRLVGRAPAPPPTGTALHNVSAVTAVLLALVAVGSVVHEPVLIPPLAASAAIVHSVPRLPLAQPRSVIAGHLLCAGVGYAILAALGSAPWAAALAAGIGLAVMTVARTPHSPACATAVVIVLHHPRPMTFVPLLAGAVVVVVLAGWAVSCARPRAPRYPAYWW, via the coding sequence TTGAGCACCGACGAAATCATCGAGGCGCCGCCCGCGCCCGCCCGCCCACGTCCGCTTTCCCCTGTCCGCACCCGCGTCCTGCCCCGCCTCGTGGGCCGCGCCCCCGCCCCGCCGCCGACGGGCACCGCCCTGCACAACGTCAGCGCCGTCACCGCCGTACTGCTGGCCCTGGTCGCGGTCGGTTCCGTCGTGCACGAGCCGGTCCTGATACCTCCGCTGGCGGCATCCGCGGCGATCGTGCACAGCGTCCCCCGGCTGCCACTGGCCCAGCCGCGCAGCGTGATCGCGGGCCATCTGCTGTGCGCCGGAGTCGGCTACGCGATCCTCGCCGCGCTGGGCAGCGCCCCGTGGGCCGCGGCGCTGGCGGCGGGCATCGGCCTGGCCGTGATGACCGTGGCGCGCACCCCGCACTCACCGGCCTGCGCCACCGCCGTCGTGATCGTCCTGCACCACCCTCGGCCCATGACCTTCGTGCCCCTGCTCGCCGGGGCGGTCGTCGTGGTCGTCCTCGCCGGGTGGGCCGTTTCCTGCGCCCGTCCCCGCGCGCCGCGCTATCCCGCGTACTGGTGGTGA
- a CDS encoding 5-dehydro-4-deoxyglucarate dehydratase: MNKLSMSTTPQDVAQRLREGMARGVLSFPLTSMRSDGSLDVDAYRAYLTAQLATEPGAVFPACGTGEFFSLDEEEYRAVIRATVEVADGRLPVVAGTGYGWAQSLRFARIAQEEGADALLVMPHYLVEASQDGLVEQLRRISAGTALPLIAYQRGQVAFTADALRRIADIPSVIGLKDGHSDLDRLQRLTLAAPEGFLFFNGAATAEIQARAYTTVGVPAYSSAVHAFAPEIAGAFLTALRQQDDAAVDRLLREFYVPLVELRDRAPGYAVSLVKAAARLRGLPVGPVRAPLTDPRPGDVADLEKVLNAGLDLVSAPRHRA; encoded by the coding sequence ATGAACAAGCTCAGCATGAGCACGACGCCCCAGGACGTTGCCCAGCGGCTGCGGGAGGGCATGGCACGCGGCGTGCTGTCTTTCCCGCTCACGAGCATGAGGAGTGACGGCAGCCTCGATGTGGACGCCTACCGGGCCTACCTGACGGCCCAGTTGGCGACGGAGCCGGGCGCGGTGTTCCCCGCCTGCGGAACCGGCGAGTTCTTCTCACTCGACGAGGAGGAGTACCGCGCGGTCATCAGGGCCACGGTCGAGGTCGCCGACGGCCGGCTGCCGGTGGTGGCGGGCACCGGATACGGGTGGGCCCAGTCGCTGCGGTTCGCCCGGATCGCGCAGGAGGAGGGCGCGGACGCCCTGCTGGTGATGCCCCATTACCTGGTCGAGGCCTCGCAGGACGGTCTGGTGGAACAGCTGCGCCGCATCTCCGCCGGCACCGCGCTGCCCCTCATCGCCTACCAGCGCGGCCAGGTCGCCTTCACCGCGGACGCCCTGCGCCGGATCGCCGACATCCCCTCCGTCATCGGCCTCAAGGACGGGCACAGCGACCTCGACCGGCTGCAGCGCCTGACCCTCGCCGCCCCCGAGGGCTTCCTCTTCTTCAACGGCGCCGCCACCGCGGAGATCCAGGCCCGCGCCTACACCACCGTCGGCGTCCCCGCCTACTCGTCCGCGGTCCACGCCTTCGCCCCCGAGATCGCGGGCGCCTTCCTCACCGCGCTGCGGCAGCAGGACGACGCGGCGGTCGACCGGCTCCTGAGGGAGTTCTACGTCCCGCTGGTCGAGCTGCGCGACCGCGCACCGGGATACGCCGTCTCGCTCGTCAAGGCCGCCGCCCGGCTGCGCGGCCTGCCGGTCGGCCCGGTGCGCGCTCCCCTCACCGACCCCCGCCCCGGTGATGTCGCCGACCTGGAGAAGGTGCTCAACGCCGGACTGGATCTCGTCTCGGCTCCGCGACACAGGGCCTGA
- a CDS encoding aldo/keto reductase: MAAAKTVTFPSGVSVPALGQGTWHMGDDRSRRAEELASLRRGLDLGMTLIDTAEMYGSGAAEELVGEAIRGRRDEAFLVSKVLPSNADARGTVDACHASLRRLGTDRIDLYLLHWRGGVPLSETVEALEGLVSRGSIGAWGVSNLDVDDLEDLPDGALPQTNQVLYNLTRRGPEYDLFPWSRERSVPLMAYSPLEQGRLLGRQALESVASAHGSTPMQVALAWVLRHDDVIAIPKASTTAHVEENHAALELTLTDEDVEALDAAFPPPARKQPLEIL; encoded by the coding sequence ATGGCAGCGGCCAAGACAGTGACGTTCCCCTCCGGTGTGAGCGTGCCCGCCCTGGGCCAGGGCACCTGGCACATGGGCGACGACCGTTCGCGCCGCGCCGAGGAGCTGGCCTCCCTCCGCAGGGGCCTGGACCTGGGCATGACGCTGATCGACACGGCCGAGATGTACGGCAGCGGCGCCGCGGAGGAGCTGGTCGGCGAGGCGATTCGCGGGCGACGTGACGAGGCGTTCCTGGTGAGCAAGGTGCTGCCGTCGAACGCCGACGCCCGTGGCACCGTCGACGCCTGCCACGCGAGCCTGCGCCGCCTGGGCACCGACCGGATCGACCTGTACCTGCTGCACTGGCGGGGTGGTGTGCCGCTCTCCGAGACCGTCGAAGCCCTCGAAGGGCTGGTGAGCCGCGGCAGCATCGGCGCCTGGGGCGTGAGCAACCTCGACGTCGACGACCTGGAGGACCTCCCCGATGGCGCCCTCCCGCAGACGAACCAGGTCCTCTACAACCTCACCCGCCGCGGCCCCGAGTACGACCTCTTCCCGTGGTCCCGCGAACGCTCGGTGCCTCTGATGGCCTACTCGCCGCTGGAACAGGGGCGCCTCCTCGGCCGGCAGGCCCTGGAGTCCGTGGCGTCGGCGCACGGGAGCACGCCGATGCAGGTGGCGCTCGCCTGGGTGCTGCGGCACGACGACGTCATCGCCATCCCCAAGGCCTCCACGACGGCGCACGTGGAGGAGAACCACGCCGCCCTCGAACTCACCCTCACCGACGAGGACGTCGAGGCCCTGGACGCCGCGTTCCCTCCGCCGGCCCGCAAGCAGCCGCTGGAGATCCTCTGA
- a CDS encoding PP2C family protein-serine/threonine phosphatase codes for MRSAIESDTATARQLPPPLVLLVEDDPGDALLVEELVADSALKMRLQWVRSMAEARAALALEVPDCVLLDLHLPDAQGLEAVSMVRSHAEQVAVVVLTGLAEEETGSAAVAAGAQDYLVKGRVEPELFGRAVRYAIQRKQAEQAAVALQASQMQAQENARLERGLLPRPLLNSAGVNVVARYRPGRAQALLGGDFYDIVQSADGTVHALIGDVSGHGPDEAALGVALRIAWRTLVLSGVTGAEQVGRLEEIMLAERVKPYVFATLTSLSVPAGAQHVRLVRAGHPGMLLRTAEGGVEWMEAAGGPALGVAPGVPLWPVEELPLPAESALVLFTDGLFEGHIGKGRERLGEEGLLGLARELGPLAPAAFVDTLIQRAEGLAEEQGGLADDVAVVHLHWHGSGDGPTRAVAEGRYKSSIGEQRRG; via the coding sequence ATGCGTTCAGCCATTGAGAGTGACACCGCGACGGCCCGGCAGCTGCCGCCGCCGCTGGTACTGCTGGTCGAGGACGACCCCGGCGACGCCCTCCTGGTCGAGGAACTCGTCGCCGACAGTGCGCTGAAGATGCGTCTGCAGTGGGTGCGTTCCATGGCCGAGGCGCGTGCGGCGCTGGCCCTTGAGGTGCCGGACTGCGTGCTGCTCGACCTGCACCTGCCTGACGCCCAGGGCCTTGAAGCCGTGTCCATGGTCCGGTCCCACGCCGAGCAGGTCGCGGTCGTGGTGCTCACGGGCCTCGCCGAGGAGGAGACGGGCTCCGCCGCCGTGGCCGCGGGGGCCCAGGACTACCTCGTCAAGGGCCGCGTGGAACCGGAGCTGTTCGGCCGGGCCGTGCGCTACGCGATCCAGCGCAAGCAGGCCGAGCAGGCGGCCGTCGCCCTGCAGGCCAGCCAGATGCAGGCCCAGGAGAACGCCCGGCTCGAACGGGGACTGCTGCCGAGGCCGCTCCTGAACAGCGCGGGCGTGAACGTCGTGGCCCGCTACCGGCCCGGCCGCGCCCAGGCCCTGCTGGGCGGCGACTTCTACGACATCGTCCAGAGCGCGGACGGCACCGTGCACGCCCTCATAGGGGATGTCTCCGGTCATGGACCCGATGAGGCGGCGCTCGGCGTGGCACTGCGCATCGCCTGGCGCACGCTGGTGCTCAGCGGCGTCACCGGCGCCGAGCAGGTGGGCCGGCTCGAGGAGATCATGCTGGCGGAGCGCGTGAAGCCGTACGTCTTCGCCACGCTGACGAGCCTTTCCGTCCCGGCGGGGGCACAGCACGTGCGGCTGGTACGCGCGGGCCACCCCGGGATGCTGCTGCGCACCGCGGAGGGCGGCGTCGAGTGGATGGAGGCGGCCGGCGGGCCTGCCCTGGGCGTCGCCCCGGGTGTTCCGCTCTGGCCGGTCGAGGAACTGCCGCTGCCCGCGGAGTCGGCGCTGGTGCTGTTCACCGACGGCCTCTTCGAAGGGCACATCGGCAAGGGCCGCGAGCGGCTCGGCGAAGAGGGACTCCTCGGCCTCGCGCGCGAGCTGGGTCCCCTGGCACCGGCGGCCTTCGTCGACACGCTGATCCAGCGGGCCGAGGGCCTCGCCGAGGAACAGGGCGGTCTGGCCGACGACGTGGCCGTCGTGCACCTGCACTGGCACGGGAGCGGAGACGGACCGACGAGAGCTGTGGCCGAAGGCCGCTACAAGAGCAGCATCGGAGAACAACGCCGTGGTTGA